The following proteins come from a genomic window of Coriobacteriia bacterium:
- the folK gene encoding 2-amino-4-hydroxy-6-hydroxymethyldihydropteridine diphosphokinase has product MTTAYIGLGSNEGDRLANLAAAVEAITEIPDTHVERVSHAYESEPAYVTDQPNFANAVAEITTSLESTQLLGYLQSLEESMGRVRDVENGPRTIDLDILLFGDEEMTSDELTIPHPRMLEREFVVVPLLDIAPRLHMPDGTLITREGVKVGDLVGDMGPVADLGVMRNDPALVEDWVEIATCQGGNDVVAGWDAAISIQRQVLEDAGIPYAFDPYPPDAAMDVWGMPTTFRLLVPSDYADKANILIAEVMAAEPQFPDDLGGPAPE; this is encoded by the coding sequence ATGACCACTGCCTACATCGGACTTGGCAGCAATGAAGGCGATCGCCTGGCAAACCTGGCAGCAGCCGTTGAAGCAATCACCGAGATTCCCGACACGCACGTCGAGCGCGTGTCTCACGCGTATGAGTCCGAGCCCGCATACGTGACCGACCAGCCCAATTTTGCAAACGCTGTCGCGGAGATCACGACATCGCTCGAGTCGACTCAGTTGCTCGGCTACCTGCAGTCGCTCGAGGAGTCGATGGGCCGCGTACGCGACGTGGAGAACGGGCCGCGCACGATCGACCTCGACATCCTGTTGTTCGGCGACGAGGAGATGACGTCCGACGAGCTGACGATCCCGCATCCTCGGATGCTCGAGCGCGAGTTCGTCGTCGTGCCGCTACTTGATATCGCGCCGCGTCTACACATGCCCGACGGCACTCTCATCACACGCGAGGGTGTGAAGGTCGGCGACCTTGTGGGCGACATGGGGCCGGTGGCCGATCTGGGCGTCATGCGTAACGACCCGGCGCTCGTCGAGGACTGGGTCGAGATCGCCACATGCCAAGGAGGCAACGACGTCGTCGCTGGTTGGGATGCGGCAATCAGCATTCAGCGCCAGGTTCTGGAAGACGCCGGCATCCCGTACGCGTTCGATCCGTATCCTCCAGACGCCGCGATGGACGTCTGGGGCATGCCGACGACGTTCCGGCTTCTCGTCCCGTCCGACTACGCCGACAAAGCGAACATCTTGATTGCCGAGGTTATGGCCGCGGAGCCGCAGTTCCCGGACGACCTGGGAGGACCGGCTCCTGAATAG